A DNA window from Equus quagga isolate Etosha38 chromosome 21, UCLA_HA_Equagga_1.0, whole genome shotgun sequence contains the following coding sequences:
- the SON gene encoding protein SON isoform X5 — protein sequence MATNIEQIFRSFVVSKFREIQQELSSGRSEGQLNGETNTPIEGNQAGDAAASARSLPNEEIVQKIEEVLSGVLDTELRYKPDLKEASRKSRCVSVQTDPTDEIPSKKSKKHKKHKNKKKKKKKEKEKKYKRQPEESESKLKSHHDGNIDLESDSFLKFDSEPSAMALEYPVRAFGLSETSESPAVVLEPPVVSMEVSEPHTLETLKPAMKTAELSVASTSVISVQSEQSVAVTLEPSLTKIVDPFATAPVPTTTVVLKTSEPVVTMSVEYQMKSVLKSLESTPPEPSKIMFLEPPVAKVLEPSETLAVSSETPTEVHPEPSTSTTMDFPESSATEVLRLPEQPVEVPSEVADSSMTRPQELLELPKTTALELPESSVASAMELPGPPATSMLELQGPPVTPVLELPGPSATPVPELPGPLSTPVPELLGPPATAVPELPGPSVTSVPQLSQELPGLPAPSMGLEPPQEVPEPPVMAQELPGLPAVTAAVELPGQPAVTVAMELTEQPVTTTELEQPVGMTTMEHPGQPEVTTASGLLGQPEAAMVLELPGQPVATTALELSGQPSVTGVPELPGLPSATRALELSGQPVATGALELPGQLMAAGALEFSGQSGAAGALELLGQPLATGVLELPGQPGAPELPGQPVATVALEISVQSVVTTTELSTMTVSQSLEVPSTTALESYNTVAQELPATLVGETSVTVGVDPLMAQESHMLASNTMETHMLASNTMDSQMLASNTMDSQMLASNTMDSQMLASSTMDSQMLATSSMDSQMLATSSMDSXXXXSQMLATSTMDSQMLATSSMDSQMLASGTMDSQMLASGTMDAQMLASGTMDAQMLASSSQDSAMLGSKSPDPYRLAQDPYRLAQDPYRLGHDPYRLGHDAYRLGQDPYRLGHDPYRLTPDPYRMSPRPYRIAPRSYRIAPRPYRLAPRPLMLASRRSMMMSYAAERSMMSSYERSMMSYERSMMSPMAERSMMSAYERSMMSAYERSMMSPMAERSMMSAYERSMMSAYERSMMSPMADRSMMSMGADRSMMSSYSAADRSMMSSYSAADRSMMSSYTADRSMMSMAADSYTDSYTDTYTEAYMVPPLPPEEPPTMPPLPPEEPPMTPPLPPEEPPEGPALPTEQSTLTAENTWPTEVSALPPEESVSLPEPPVSQSEISEPSAVPANYSVSASEPSVLASEATVTVPEPPLEPESSVMSTPMESAVVAEEHEIVPERPVTYMVSETPVMSAEPAVLTSEPSIMSETAETFDSVRASGHVASEVSMSLLDPAVTIPEPSQSTLELPATAVSELPAVAVPEPPAGTVPEPPAVAVLEPPAVAVPEPPADAVMEPLALAETEHVTVPVPVVSALEPTVPILETAVSVLQPNMIVSEPSVSVQESAVTVSEPAVTVSEQTQVIPAEMMLESTPMILESSVIKGMNLLSGDQNLAPEIGLQEIPMHSDEEPHAEGHLKNDSYESKHGINIDLNINNHLIAKEMEHSAVSAISTGAVGEIGEERILPSSETKQCTVLDTCPIVSETDGGGTGPLALEPDALGTSKGIEFATASALSSVSKYYVEVSLTTQDTEHDMVISSSPSGGSEPDIEGPLPAKDIHLDLPSNNNFISKDAEGPLPIKESDQTLAVALSPKESSGEDKEVPLPTKEILSDSGFPANIDDINEADLVRPLLPKDMERLTSLRAGIEGPLLASEVERDKSAASPVVISIPERASESSSEEKDDYEIVVKVKDTHEKSKKNKNRDKGEKEKKRDSSLRSRSKRSKSSEHKSRKRTSESRSRARKRSSKSKSHRSQTRSRSRSRRRRRSSRSRSKSRGRRSVSKEKRKRSPKHRSKSRERKRKRSSSRDNRKTVRARSRTPSRRSRSHTPSRRRRSRSAGRRSFSISPSRRSRTPSRRSRTPSRRSRTPSRRSRTPSRRSRTPSRRSRTPSRRSRTPSRRRRSRSVVRRRSFSISPVRLRRSRTPLRRRFSRSPIRRKRSRSSERGRSPKRLTDLNKAQLLEIAKANAAAMCAKAGVPLPPNLKPAPPPTIEEKVAKKSGGATIEELTEF from the exons TGGAAGGAGTGAAGGTCAGCTCAATGGTGAAACAAATACACCTATTGAAGGAAACCAGGCAGGTGATGCAGCTGCCTCTGCCAGGAGCCTACCAAATGAAGAAATAGTGCAGAAGATAGAGGAAGTACTTTCTGGGGTCTTGGATACAGAACTACGATATAAGCCAG ACTTGAAGGAGGCCTCCAGGAAAAGTAGATGTGTGTCTGTACAAACAGATCCTACTGATGAAATACCCAGCAAAAAGTCAAAGAagcacaaaaagcacaaaaataaaaagaagaaaaagaagaaagaaaaggaaaaaaagtataaaagacaGCCAGAAGAATCTGAATCCAAGCTGAAATCACATCATGACGGGAACATAGATTTAGAATCAGATTCCTTTTTGAAGTTTGATTCTGAACCTTCAGCTATGGCACTGGAGTATCCTGTAAGAGCATTTGGCCTATCTGAGACTAGTGAATCTCCTGCAGTTGTGCTAGAACCTCCTGTAGTATCAATGGAGGTATCAGAGCCACACACCTTAGAGACTCTGAAGCCAGCTATGAAAACTGCAGAACTGTCAGTTGCATCTACATCAGTAATCTCAGTGCAGTCAGAGCAGTCTGTGGCAGTAACGCTGGAACCATCCTTGACAAAGATTGTGGATCCCTTTGCAACAGCACCAGTGCCTACTACAACAGTAGTGCTGAAGACGTCTGAGCCGGTTGTAACAATGTCAGTGGAGTATCAGATGAAGTCTGTGCTGAAATCTTTGGAGAGCACACCTCCAGAGCCATCAAAGATCATGTTCTTAGAGCCTCCAGTAGCAAAAGTGCTAGAGCCATCAGAAACCCTTGCGGTATCATCAGAGACACCTACTGAGGTGCACCCAGAACCAAGCACATCAACAACAATGGATTTTCCAGAGTCATCTGCAACTGAAGTGCTCAGATTGCCAGAGCAGCCTGTAGAAGTACCATCGGAGGTTGCAGATTCATCCATGACAAGACCACAGGAGTTGCTGGAGCTGCCCAAGACCACAGCGTTGGAGCTGCCGGAGTCGTCGGTGGCCTCAGCGATGGAGTTGCCGGGGCCACCTGCGACCTCCATGCTGGAGTTGCAGGGGCCCCCTGTGACTCCAGTGCTGGAGTTACCTGGGCCCTCTGCTACCCCAGTGCCGGAGTTGCCAGGGCCCCTTTCTACCCCAGTGCCTGAGTTGCTAGGGCCCCCTGCGACAGCAGTGCCTGAGTTGCCGGGGCCCTCTGTGACATCAGTGCCACAGTTGTCGCAGGAATTGCCGGGGCTTCCAGCACCATCTATGGGGTTGGAGCCACCACAGGAGGTACCAGAGCCACCTGTGATGGCACAGGAGTTGCCAGGGCTGCCTGCGGTGACAGCAGCAGTAGAGTTGCCAGGTCAGCCTGCAGTTACCGTAGCAATGGAGTTGACCGAACAACCTGTGACGACGACAGAGTTGGAGCAGCCTGTGGGGATGACAACGATGGAACATCCTGGGCAGCCTGAGGTGACAACGGCATCAGGGTTGCTGGGGCAGCCTGAGGCAGCGATGGTGCTGGAGTTGCCAGGACAGCCAGTGGCAACAACAGCGCTGGAGTTGTCAGGGCAGCCTTCGGTGACTGGGGTGCCAGAGTTGCCAGGGCTGCCTTCGGCAACTAGGGCACTGGAGTTGTCGGGGCAGCCTGTGGCAACTGGGGCACTGGAGTTGCCTGGGCAGCTCATGGCAGCTGGGGCACTGGAATTCTCGGGGCAGTCTGGGGCAGCTGGAGCACTGGAGCTTTTGGGGCAGCCTCTGGCAACCGGGGTGCTGGAGTTGCCAGGGCAGCCTGGGGCGCCAGAGTTGCCTGGGCAGCCTGTGGCAACTGTGGCGCTGGAGATCTCTGTCCAGTCTGTGGTGACAACAACGGAGCTGTCAACGATGACCGTGTCGCAGTCCCTGGAGGTGCCCTCGACGACAGCGCTGGAATCCTATAATACGGTAGCACAGGAGCTGCCTGCTACGTTAGTGGGGGAGACTTCTGTAACAGTAGGAGTGGATCCCTTGATGGCCCAAGAATCCCATATGTTAGCTTCTAACACCATGGAGACCCATATGTTAGCGTCCAACACCATGGACTCCCAAATGCTAGCGTCCAATACCATGGACTCCCAGATGCTAGCGTCCAACACCATGGACTCCCAGATGTTAGCCTCTAGCACCATGGACTCCCAGATGTTAGCAACTAGCTCCATGGACTCCCAGATGTTAGCAACCAGCTCCATGGACTCCCANNNNNNNNNNTCCCAGATGTTAGCAACCAGCACCATGGACTCCCAGATGTTAGCAACTAGCTCTATGGATTCCCAGATGTTAGCGTCTGGCACTATGGACTCTCAAATGTTAGCTTCCGGCACTATGGATGCTCAGATGTTAGCGTCTGGTACCATGGATGCCCAGATGTTAGCATCTAGTTCCCAAGATTCTGCTATGTTGGGTTCAAAATCTCCTGATCCCTACAGGTTAGCTCAGGATCCTTACAGGTTAGCTCAGGATCCCTATAGGTTAGGTCATGACCCTTATAGGTTGGGTCATGACGCCTACAGGTTAGGGCAGGACCCCTATAGATTAGGCCATGATCCCTATAGACTAACTCCTGATCCCTATAGGATGTCACCTAGACCCTATAGAATAGCACCCAGGTCTTATAGAATAGCCCCCAGGCCATATAGGTTAGCACCTAGACCCCTGATGTTAGCATCTAGACGTTCTATGATGATGTCCTATGCTGCAGAACGTTCCATGATGTCGTCTTATGAACGCTCTATGATGTCTTATGAGCGGTCTATGATGTCCCCTATGGCTGAACGCTCTATGATGTCAGCCTATGAGCGCTCTATGATGTCAGCTTATGAGCGCTCTATGATGTCCCCTATGGCCGAACGCTCTATGATGTCAGCTTACGAGCGCTCTATGATGTCAGCTTACGAGCGCTCCATGATGTCCCCGATGGCTGACCGATCTATGATGTCCATGGGTGCCGACCGGTCTATGATGTCATCGTACTCTGCTGCTGACCGGTCTATGATGTCATCGTACTCTGCAGCTGACCGATCTATGATGTCATCTTATACTGCTGATCGTTCAATGATGTCTATGGCAGCTGATTCTTACACCGATTCTTATACTGATACATATACGGAGGCATATATGGTGCCACCTTTGCCTCCTGAAGAGCCTCCAACAATGCCACCATTGCCACCTGAGGAGCCACCAATGACACCACCATTGCCTCCTGAGGAACCACCAGAGGGTCCGGCATTACCCACTGAGCAGTCAACATTAACAGCTGAAAATACTTGGCCTACTGAAGTGTCAGCATTACCTCCTGAAGAGTCTGTATCGCTGCCTGAACCTCCTGTGAGTCAAAGTGAGATTTCAGAACCTTCGGCAGTACCTGCTAATTATTCAGTGTCAGCATCAGAGCCTTCAGTGTTAGCATCAGAGGCTACTGTGACTGTTCCAGAACCACCACTAGAGCCAGAGTCTTCAGTTATGTCAACACCTATGGAGTCTGCTGTAGTAGCAGAAGAGCATGAGATTGTTCCAGAGAGACCGGTGACTTATATGGTCTCTGAAACTCCCGTAATGTCAGCTGAACCGGCTGTGTTAACATCAGAGCCTTCTATTATGTCAGAGACAGCAGAAACCTTTGATTCCGTGAGAGCTTCAGGACATGTTGCCTCAGAGGTATCTATGTCCCTCTTGGATCCTGCAGTAACTATTCCAGAGCCATCACAGAGCACTCTAGAGCTTCCAGCCACAGCTGTCTCAGAGCTACCAGCTGTGGCTGTTCCGGAACCACCAGCTGGGACTGTCCCAGAGCCCCCAGCCGTGGCTGTCCTGGAGCCACCAGCTGTGGCTGTCCCAGAGCCACCAGCTGATGCTGTCATGGAGCCTCTGGCCCTGGCTGAGACAGAGCATGTTACCGTTCCTGTGCCAGTTGTTTCTGCCCTGGAGCCTACTGTTCCTATCCTGGAAACAGCAGTTTCTGTCCTTCAGCCTAACATGATTGTTTCAGAGCCATCTGTTTCTGTCCAAGAATCTGCTGTGACAGTTTCAGAACCCGCTGTTACTGTCTCAGAGCAGACTCAAGTAATACCAGCTGAGATGATGTTAGAGTCTACACCAATGATTCTGGAATCTAGTGtcataaaaggaatgaatttaCTATCTGGTGATCAAAATCTTGCTCCAGAGATTGGTTTGCAGGAGATTCCCATGCATTCAGATGAAGAGCCACATGCTGAAGGACACCTGAAGAATGACTCTTATGAAAGTAAACATGGTATAAATATAGACCTTAATATAAATAATCATCTAATTGCTAAAGAGATGGAACACAGCGCAGTGTCTGCTATCAGCACTGGTGCTGTTGGTGAAATTGGTGAAGAGAGAATTTTGCCCAGCAGTGAGACTAAACAATGCACAGTGTTGGATACCTGCCCTATTGTTAGTGAAACTGATGGGGGAGGAACTGGTCCCCTTGCTCTTGAACCTGATGCACTGGGAACTAGTAAAGGTATTGAATTTGCCACAGCATCTGCTCTTAGTTCAGTTAGTAAATATTATGTTGAAGTATCTTTGACTACGCAAGATACTGAACATGACATGGTAATTTCCAGCAGCCCCAGTGGTGGTAGTGAACCTGACATAGAGGGACCTTTGCCTGCTAAAGATATTCATCTTGACTTACCATCTAATAATAACTTTATTAGTAAGGATGCAGAAGGACCATTACCTATAAAAGAGAGTGACCAGACATTAGCAGTTGCTCTCAGCCCTAAAGAAAGTAGTGGAGAAGATAAAGAAGTACCTCTCCCTACTAAAGAGATATTGTCTGACTCAGGATTTCCTGCTAATATTGATGATATTAATGAAGCAGATTTAGTGAGACCATTACTTCCTAAGGACATGGAGCGTCTTACAAGCCTTAGAGCTGGTATTGAAGGACCTTTACTTGCAAGTGAAGTTGAACGTGACAAATCTGCTGCCAGTCCAGTTGTAATTAGTATACCAGAAAGAGCGTCAGAGTCGTCTTCAGAGGAAAAAGATGATTATGAGATTGTTGTAAAAGTTAAGGACACAcatgagaaaagcaagaaaaacaagaacCGTGACAaaggtgagaaagaaaagaaaagagactctTCATTAAGATCTCGAAGTAAGCGCTCCAAGTCATCTGAACACAAATCACGCAAGCGCACCAGTGAATCTCGTTCTAGGGCAAGAAAGAGATCATCTAAATCCAAGTCTCATCGCTCTCAAACACGTTCACGGTCACGTTCCAGacgcaggaggaggagcagcaggtcAAGATCAAAGTCTAGAGGAAGGCGATCTGTATCAAAAGAGAAGCGCAAAAGATCGCCAAAGCACAGATCCAAgtccagggaaagaaaaagaaaaagatcaagcTCCAGGGATAACCGGAAGACAGTTAGAGCTCGAAGTCGCACCCCCAGTCGTCGGAGTCGGAGTCACACGCCGAGTCGTCGAAGAAGATCTAGATCTGCCGGGAGAAGGAGCTTTAGCATTTCTCCAAGCCGAAGGAGCCGCACCCCCAGCCGAAGGAGCCGCACCCCCAGCCGAAGGAGCCGCACCCCAAGCCGACGGAGCCGCACCCCCAGCCGACGGAGCCGTACCCCCAGCAGACGGAGCCGCACCCCCAGCCGACGGAGCCGCACCCCTAGCCGTCGGAGAAGATCAAGGTCTGTGGTAAGAAGACGAAGCTTCAGTATATCACCAGTCAGATTAAGGCGATCACGAACACCCTTGAGAAGAAGGTTTAGCAGATCTCCCATCCGTCGTAAACGATCCAGGTCTTCTGAAAGAGGCAGATCACCTAAACGTCTGACAGATTTGA ATAAGGCGCAATTACTTGAAATAGCCAAAGCTAATGCAGCTGCCATGTGTGCTAAGGCTGGTGTTCCTTTACCGCCAAACCTAAAGCCTGCACCTCCACCTACAATAGAAGAGAAAGTTGCTAAAAAGTCAGGAGGAGCTACTATAGAAGAACTAACTGAG TTTTAG